A region of Candidatus Diapherotrites archaeon DNA encodes the following proteins:
- a CDS encoding Fic family protein has product MTAIINLSFDEAMAVYEEVMLATDSKPAVRISGTLEHILLSCENSFNGENDALFFKAAFLLKEIISKHPFMDGNKRGALAITDAFLSQNGQFLEFERQDVAFLEEIDFKKLRVGTIKKFLEKKVKV; this is encoded by the coding sequence ATGACTGCAATTATTAACCTGTCTTTTGATGAAGCTATGGCAGTTTATGAGGAAGTCATGCTTGCAACGGATTCGAAACCGGCTGTCAGGATTTCCGGCACTTTGGAGCACATCCTGCTTTCATGCGAGAATTCGTTTAACGGCGAAAATGATGCCTTGTTTTTCAAGGCGGCTTTTTTGCTAAAGGAAATAATTTCAAAGCACCCTTTTATGGATGGAAACAAGCGCGGCGCTCTGGCCATAACCGATGCTTTTCTGAGCCAAAACGGACAATTTTTGGAGTTTGAAAGGCAGGATGTGGCATTTTTGGAAGAAATAGACTTCAAAAAACTGCGGGTTGGCACGATAAAAAAATTTTTGGAGAAAAAGGTGAAAGTCTAA
- a CDS encoding aminodeoxychorismate/anthranilate synthase component II, with the protein MSKGKRGKGARGKGINVLFIDNFDSFTYNLVDEFAKRGCRVKVFRNNIAIAKIKSEAKKFKARLIVISPGPSTPERAGNSIAVIKEFAGKIPVFGVCLGLQAMVVAFGGKVARAPETVHGKPSDVVHDGRTIFEGITNPFSAGRYHSLCAVKVPSCLQVSALSESKVVMALRHEKSGKTFCEGVQFHPESILTQEGGKIIENIIKMAERDGR; encoded by the coding sequence ATGAGCAAAGGCAAAAGAGGAAAAGGCGCGCGAGGCAAGGGCATCAACGTTTTGTTCATCGACAACTTCGATTCTTTTACATACAATCTTGTGGACGAGTTTGCGAAACGCGGTTGCCGCGTGAAGGTTTTCCGCAACAACATCGCCATCGCAAAAATCAAAAGCGAGGCGAAAAAGTTCAAGGCTCGGCTGATTGTCATTTCGCCCGGCCCCTCGACGCCGGAGCGCGCGGGCAATTCTATTGCGGTCATAAAAGAGTTTGCCGGAAAAATCCCGGTTTTCGGCGTTTGCCTTGGCCTGCAGGCAATGGTTGTTGCCTTCGGCGGAAAGGTTGCAAGGGCGCCTGAAACCGTGCACGGCAAGCCGTCTGACGTGGTGCATGACGGCAGAACCATTTTTGAAGGAATTACAAATCCTTTTTCGGCGGGAAGGTATCATTCCCTTTGCGCTGTCAAAGTGCCATCCTGCCTGCAGGTTTCGGCTTTGTCGGAGTCGAAAGTCGTCATGGCTTTGCGGCACGAAAAATCGGGGAAGACTTTCTGTGAGGGCGTTCAGTTCCATCCCGAAAGCATTTTAACGCAGGAAGGCGGAAAGATTATTGAAAACATAATTAAAATGGCAGAACGTGATGGCAGATGA
- the trpD gene encoding anthranilate phosphoribosyltransferase yields MIRDSLSKLVERKSLSDAEMQVCVSEMMMGEATPGQIGAFLAAMRMKPESAGEVASAMMAMRKFMVPVKPKTTEPLLDIVGTGGDAVKTFNVSTCAAIIASAAGCRVAKHGNRSFTSKCGSADVLEALGVKVGLDAEKCAEMIDRIGIAFMFAPTHHPAMKFAGPVRKEIGFRTIFNLLGPLTNPAMAQTMVVGVYEKELVEKTANVLKTVGVEHALVLHGLDGLDEFSTVGQTFVAELSGKKISTKTFSPKDFGFKKAKAQDIAGGSAEENAKIILATLSNEEKGAKLDIVLLNAGAGIFVNGKVKSVKEGVAVARQAVESGAALKKLGQLKELSNR; encoded by the coding sequence ATGATCCGTGACAGCCTTTCAAAACTGGTTGAGCGCAAAAGCCTTTCCGATGCGGAAATGCAGGTATGCGTTTCGGAAATGATGATGGGTGAAGCCACGCCGGGCCAGATAGGCGCGTTCCTCGCGGCAATGCGCATGAAACCTGAAAGTGCCGGGGAAGTCGCTTCCGCAATGATGGCGATGCGCAAATTCATGGTTCCGGTGAAACCCAAAACAACCGAACCGCTTTTGGACATTGTGGGCACGGGCGGCGATGCCGTGAAGACTTTCAATGTTTCGACGTGCGCGGCAATCATTGCAAGCGCTGCAGGCTGCAGGGTTGCAAAGCACGGCAACCGCTCTTTCACAAGCAAATGCGGCTCCGCGGATGTTTTGGAAGCTTTGGGCGTCAAGGTCGGCCTCGATGCGGAAAAGTGCGCGGAAATGATTGACAGGATCGGAATAGCGTTCATGTTTGCCCCGACGCATCATCCTGCAATGAAGTTTGCCGGCCCTGTGCGCAAGGAAATCGGTTTCAGGACAATCTTCAACCTGCTCGGCCCGCTCACAAACCCGGCAATGGCGCAGACAATGGTTGTCGGCGTGTACGAAAAGGAACTGGTTGAAAAGACAGCCAATGTTTTGAAAACTGTCGGAGTGGAGCACGCGCTTGTATTGCACGGCCTGGACGGATTGGACGAGTTTTCGACTGTCGGGCAGACTTTTGTCGCCGAGCTTTCAGGCAAAAAGATTTCAACCAAGACTTTTTCGCCTAAGGATTTCGGCTTCAAAAAGGCGAAAGCGCAGGACATTGCCGGCGGTTCGGCTGAAGAGAATGCCAAAATAATTCTCGCAACCCTGAGCAACGAGGAGAAGGGAGCGAAGCTTGACATTGTCTTGTTGAATGCGGGCGCCGGCATTTTCGTGAACGGAAAGGTGAAAAGCGTGAAGGAAGGCGTTGCGGTGGCAAGGCAGGCAGTCGAATCGGGTGCTGCGCTGAAAAAGCTGGGGCAATTAAAGGAGTTGTCGAACAGATGA
- the trpC gene encoding indole-3-glycerol phosphate synthase TrpC — protein MTSVNFLEGIVSAKKRELCLKKEKLPFERMKKALNPAEKDFKAAIEGKQKISLVAEIKMASPSAGTLLQGASPVEIAALYAKYADAVSFVSDKSYFKGNIADLPKVSSVSGLPVLMKDFIIDEYQILEARFFEADAVLLIASMLKTETLADFISTAERLSMHCVVEVHSRSELDKALEAGAEIIGINNRNLTDFSIDMNTTKNLAPFVPKKKVVISESGFSSRHDVEKFRGEIDAILAGTAILKAQDREAMLKELSGRQ, from the coding sequence ATGACTTCCGTCAATTTTTTGGAAGGCATTGTTTCGGCTAAAAAGCGCGAGCTTTGCCTGAAAAAGGAGAAGCTTCCGTTCGAGCGCATGAAGAAAGCCCTCAATCCTGCGGAAAAGGATTTTAAGGCCGCGATCGAGGGCAAGCAGAAAATCTCCCTTGTCGCGGAAATCAAGATGGCGTCACCTTCGGCGGGAACGCTTTTGCAGGGCGCATCCCCCGTAGAGATTGCGGCGCTTTACGCAAAATACGCCGACGCGGTTTCATTTGTTTCTGACAAATCTTATTTCAAGGGCAACATCGCGGATTTGCCGAAAGTCTCATCGGTTTCCGGCCTGCCAGTGCTGATGAAGGACTTCATAATAGACGAGTACCAGATTCTGGAAGCGCGCTTTTTCGAAGCGGATGCGGTTCTGCTGATTGCGTCCATGCTGAAAACCGAAACCCTTGCCGATTTCATTTCAACCGCTGAAAGGCTTTCAATGCATTGTGTTGTAGAGGTGCATTCGCGCTCCGAACTTGACAAGGCGCTTGAGGCCGGCGCGGAAATAATCGGCATCAACAACCGCAACCTCACGGACTTTTCAATCGACATGAACACGACAAAAAACCTTGCGCCGTTCGTGCCCAAGAAAAAGGTCGTCATTTCGGAATCCGGTTTTTCTTCAAGGCATGATGTTGAAAAGTTCCGCGGCGAAATCGACGCAATCCTTGCCGGAACCGCCATACTCAAGGCGCAGGACAGGGAAGCAATGCTGAAGGAGCTTTCAGGAAGGCAATGA
- the trpB gene encoding tryptophan synthase subunit beta, with amino-acid sequence MAGIGRFGKFGGIFVPETLMPALEELQAAFSKYSKDKAFNRELDYLLKEYAGRPTPLTFADNLSKIVGAKVYLKREDLLHTGAHKLNNALGQALLAKRMKKSRLIAETGAGQHGTAVATAGAKLKFKTEIFMGEVDIERQKPNVFRMKLQGAKVVPVSSGGKTLKDAINECLRDWVASSGYTHYLLGSALGPHPFPGMVAHFQSVIGKEARRQILKAEGRLPDSVVACVGGGSNSIGIFREFLKDKKVGLLGVEAGGLGIETGKHAARFADKKLGRPGVIHGTYTYVLQDKFGQIYNTHSVSAGLDYSAVGPEHSLLKEAGRAKYSYATDRQALNAFKVLSEEEGIIPALESAHAVAYLLNHKNEFKGKTVVLNLSGRGDKDIFHAAKQLGEEI; translated from the coding sequence ATGGCTGGGATCGGCAGGTTTGGAAAGTTCGGCGGCATTTTCGTGCCGGAAACCCTTATGCCGGCGTTGGAGGAATTGCAGGCGGCGTTTTCAAAGTATTCGAAGGACAAGGCTTTCAACCGCGAGCTTGATTATCTGCTTAAAGAATATGCTGGCAGGCCCACGCCGTTGACTTTCGCGGACAACCTTTCAAAAATCGTCGGGGCGAAAGTTTACCTGAAGCGCGAGGACCTGCTGCATACGGGCGCGCACAAGCTCAACAATGCTTTGGGGCAGGCCCTGCTTGCAAAGCGCATGAAAAAATCCAGGCTTATTGCGGAGACCGGCGCTGGCCAGCACGGCACGGCTGTCGCGACCGCGGGTGCAAAACTGAAATTCAAGACCGAAATTTTCATGGGCGAGGTTGACATTGAAAGGCAGAAGCCGAACGTTTTCCGGATGAAACTGCAGGGGGCAAAGGTTGTTCCGGTTTCAAGCGGGGGAAAAACCCTCAAGGACGCGATCAACGAGTGTTTGCGCGACTGGGTTGCAAGTTCCGGGTACACGCATTACCTTCTCGGTTCGGCTTTGGGCCCGCATCCTTTTCCGGGCATGGTTGCGCATTTCCAGAGCGTCATTGGCAAGGAAGCCAGACGGCAGATTTTGAAAGCCGAGGGCAGGCTTCCGGATTCGGTTGTGGCGTGCGTGGGCGGCGGCTCGAACTCAATCGGCATTTTCAGGGAATTCCTGAAAGACAAAAAGGTCGGCCTGCTCGGAGTCGAGGCCGGCGGCCTGGGCATTGAAACCGGAAAGCATGCCGCGCGGTTTGCTGACAAAAAGCTGGGCAGGCCCGGCGTTATCCACGGCACTTACACTTACGTTTTGCAGGACAAGTTCGGGCAGATTTACAACACGCATTCCGTGAGCGCGGGCCTGGATTACAGCGCTGTCGGCCCTGAACATTCGCTCTTGAAGGAAGCGGGCAGGGCAAAGTATTCTTACGCTACTGACCGGCAGGCATTGAATGCGTTCAAGGTCTTGTCGGAAGAAGAAGGAATCATTCCGGCTTTGGAAAGCGCGCACGCTGTCGCGTACCTGCTCAACCACAAAAACGAGTTCAAGGGCAAGACCGTTGTCTTGAATCTTTCCGGCCGCGGAGACAAGGACATTTTCCACGCGGCAAAACAACTGGGTGAGGAAATTTGA
- the trpA gene encoding tryptophan synthase subunit alpha, whose translation MKKTGETRETRFEKRFSELRSAGRHAFVPFVVLGDPDFETSLEIIRTLIASGADALELGFAFSDPIADGPVIQEADQRALASGMDTDRNFELLKKIRLLDAEIPISLLIYSNLILQFGIDRFYKNCAECGVDAVLASDVPVEESKPFLACAKKFGVHQIFLVTPNETESRLKKILAVSNGYVYVVAVLGVTGARENVQSVAKGLLQKLAKKTRLPLLVGFGISKPEHVREIIASGADGAIVGSAIVRKIGENLSDREMLLRELKKFASSLKSASL comes from the coding sequence TTGAAAAAAACAGGGGAAACGCGCGAAACGCGCTTTGAAAAAAGGTTTTCTGAATTGCGCTCGGCCGGGCGGCATGCCTTTGTGCCGTTCGTGGTTTTGGGCGACCCGGATTTTGAAACCTCGCTTGAAATAATCAGGACGCTGATTGCTTCCGGCGCTGATGCCCTTGAATTGGGATTTGCCTTCTCCGACCCGATTGCCGACGGCCCCGTGATTCAGGAAGCCGACCAGCGAGCGCTCGCATCCGGCATGGACACAGACAGGAATTTCGAACTGTTGAAAAAAATCCGTTTGCTTGACGCGGAAATTCCAATCTCGCTGCTAATCTATTCAAATCTTATCCTGCAATTCGGCATTGACCGGTTTTACAAAAATTGCGCGGAATGCGGCGTTGACGCGGTTCTCGCGTCAGACGTTCCAGTCGAGGAATCGAAGCCGTTCCTTGCCTGCGCGAAAAAATTCGGAGTGCACCAGATTTTTTTGGTCACGCCGAATGAAACCGAATCGAGGCTGAAAAAAATCCTCGCGGTCTCAAACGGTTATGTTTACGTTGTAGCGGTTCTTGGCGTTACCGGCGCGCGCGAAAACGTGCAGTCCGTGGCAAAGGGCCTGCTGCAAAAACTGGCAAAAAAAACAAGGCTGCCACTGCTCGTGGGATTCGGCATTTCGAAGCCGGAGCATGTGCGGGAAATCATTGCGTCCGGCGCGGACGGCGCGATTGTCGGCAGCGCAATCGTCAGGAAAATCGGCGAAAACCTTTCTGACAGGGAAATGCTTTTGCGTGAACTTAAGAAATTCGCCTCCAGTCTGAAAAGTGCTTCGCTCTGA
- a CDS encoding PLP-dependent transferase, translating to MAYTLDVIGKGEEKKLGFETLCVHGGNQQDAATGAICTPIHQAVTYRQAGIGRPHGFEYGRMSTPTREVLEKAMSHLEGYGQSVCFGSGIAASLALIHTLSNKDHIIFNDDCYGGFYRLTKRVLDKFGAQADFVDLTKPENLEKSLKPNTKLVFVETPTNPMLKLVDIKAMKETCERRGIPLLVDNTFLTAHFQKPKKFGADIVLNSLTKYYAGHNDVVGGSISSDDLELIENLRFNARATGGIMASMECFLALRGLKTLHLRMEQHNKNAQKVAEFLEGNAKVEKVHYPGLAGHPQHGLAKKQQTGSGGMVSFELKGGLKAAEKLVEHLHIWTYGESLGGVESLVSHPATMSHSSLPPEERKRKGITDGLLRLSVGIENADDLIAELENAIAKT from the coding sequence ATGGCGTACACACTTGACGTGATTGGGAAGGGCGAGGAAAAGAAGCTGGGCTTCGAGACCTTGTGCGTGCATGGCGGCAACCAGCAGGACGCCGCAACGGGGGCAATTTGCACGCCCATCCACCAGGCCGTAACTTACAGGCAGGCCGGCATCGGCAGGCCGCACGGCTTCGAATACGGCAGGATGTCAACGCCGACGCGCGAGGTTCTTGAAAAGGCGATGTCGCATCTTGAAGGCTACGGGCAAAGCGTCTGCTTCGGCTCGGGCATTGCCGCGTCATTGGCACTGATCCACACGCTCTCGAACAAGGACCACATCATTTTCAACGACGACTGCTACGGCGGGTTCTACAGGCTGACAAAGCGCGTCCTGGACAAGTTCGGGGCGCAGGCCGACTTCGTTGATTTGACAAAACCCGAAAATCTTGAAAAAAGCCTCAAGCCGAACACAAAGCTTGTTTTTGTCGAAACACCCACAAACCCAATGCTGAAGCTTGTCGACATCAAGGCGATGAAGGAAACCTGTGAACGCCGCGGCATTCCATTGCTTGTGGACAACACTTTCCTGACCGCGCATTTCCAGAAGCCAAAAAAATTCGGCGCAGACATTGTCTTGAACAGCCTCACAAAATACTATGCCGGGCACAATGACGTGGTCGGCGGCAGCATCAGCTCGGATGATTTGGAGCTCATAGAAAACCTGCGGTTCAATGCGCGCGCGACCGGCGGCATAATGGCTTCGATGGAATGCTTCCTTGCATTGAGGGGCCTGAAAACCCTGCACCTGAGAATGGAACAGCACAACAAGAACGCGCAAAAAGTCGCGGAATTCCTCGAAGGCAACGCGAAAGTGGAAAAAGTGCATTACCCAGGCCTGGCAGGGCATCCACAGCACGGCCTTGCAAAAAAACAGCAGACCGGATCCGGCGGAATGGTTTCATTCGAGCTCAAAGGCGGGCTGAAGGCAGCGGAAAAACTCGTTGAACATCTGCACATCTGGACCTACGGCGAAAGCCTGGGCGGAGTCGAAAGCCTGGTCAGCCACCCCGCGACAATGTCGCACAGTTCCCTGCCGCCGGAAGAGCGCAAAAGGAAAGGAATCACCGACGGCCTGCTGAGGCTGAGCGTGGGAATAGAAAATGCGGACGATTTGATTGCGGAACTTGAAAACGCGATTGCAAAAACCTGA
- a CDS encoding MBL fold metallo-hydrolase codes for MGKLEFRNVSFELLGHDSAKISGSKTVCIDPFRIAAGFKADIIVVTHEHFDHLSLQDIAKISSEKTKIVCAKSCAAKIGKNASGLSAGESIEIAGARISAVEAYNTNKKFHPKGLGIGVVIEMDGIRVYHAGDTDFIPEMSGLENIDVAFLPVSGTYVMTAEEAAKAAETIRPKIAVPMHYASIVGSAADAEKFKKLYSGRTEILGK; via the coding sequence TTGGGAAAACTTGAATTCAGGAATGTTTCATTTGAGCTTCTGGGCCATGATTCGGCCAAGATTTCCGGCTCGAAAACAGTGTGCATCGACCCGTTCAGGATTGCCGCCGGTTTCAAGGCGGACATAATCGTTGTAACGCACGAACATTTCGATCACCTGAGCCTGCAGGATATCGCAAAAATTTCGTCCGAAAAGACAAAAATCGTCTGCGCCAAAAGCTGTGCCGCAAAAATCGGCAAAAACGCAAGCGGCTTGTCCGCAGGCGAAAGCATTGAAATTGCCGGGGCCAGAATTTCCGCGGTGGAGGCGTACAACACAAACAAGAAATTCCATCCGAAGGGACTGGGCATCGGCGTTGTAATTGAAATGGACGGAATTCGCGTTTACCACGCCGGCGACACGGATTTCATTCCGGAAATGTCAGGGCTCGAAAACATCGACGTCGCGTTTTTGCCCGTTTCAGGAACCTATGTGATGACCGCGGAAGAAGCAGCAAAGGCGGCTGAAACAATCAGGCCGAAAATTGCCGTGCCCATGCATTACGCGAGCATTGTGGGCTCGGCTGCGGACGCCGAGAAATTCAAAAAGCTTTATTCCGGCAGGACCGAAATTCTCGGCAAATGA
- a CDS encoding MFS transporter has product MGFFDKIKPNVFVLGIVSLLTDISSEMIFSILPAFMSGVLLLDKAAIGMIEGIAGSTASVFSLLAPKLEKFFGKKKSAMIFGYGLSAIAKPFFALSTVWWHVLAVRFVDRAGKGLRGPPRDALIADSSDKSSRGFSFGVHRAMDTLGAIIGPLLAFAILAVFSGNFRLVFLLSFIPAVVALVAIFVLVREPAAKNAKASEEKVLAGEGTGYRRFFLASCVFAAGNMSLAFLLIRIQELGMPIAFVPLAYLAFNIAYALFTVPLGRLADRFGRKNGLSVSFALFAVSFALLAISNEIWIAVVLLLLYGIATAGTETIQRTIASELVPKEKRTGAIATYQGITGLLLLPASIIAGVLWGAFGAQAAFAFSALASATAIVVLNAGKK; this is encoded by the coding sequence ATGGGGTTTTTTGACAAAATCAAGCCGAATGTCTTTGTTCTGGGCATTGTCAGCCTGCTTACCGACATTTCAAGCGAAATGATTTTTTCCATTCTGCCGGCATTCATGTCAGGCGTGCTCCTGCTTGACAAGGCGGCCATAGGCATGATCGAGGGCATTGCCGGATCGACCGCCAGCGTATTCAGCCTCCTCGCGCCCAAACTGGAAAAGTTTTTCGGCAAAAAAAAGAGCGCGATGATTTTCGGTTACGGTTTGTCGGCGATAGCAAAACCGTTTTTTGCGCTTTCAACCGTGTGGTGGCATGTCCTTGCAGTCAGGTTCGTTGACCGCGCCGGAAAAGGCCTCAGGGGGCCGCCGAGGGACGCGCTCATAGCCGATTCTTCCGATAAGAGTTCGCGCGGGTTTTCTTTCGGCGTGCACCGCGCAATGGACACGCTTGGAGCGATAATCGGCCCACTATTGGCGTTCGCAATTCTCGCGGTTTTTTCCGGCAATTTCAGGCTCGTTTTCCTGCTCTCGTTCATTCCGGCAGTTGTGGCACTGGTGGCAATATTCGTGCTTGTAAGGGAACCGGCGGCAAAAAATGCAAAGGCGTCCGAGGAAAAGGTTTTAGCCGGCGAAGGCACTGGCTACAGGCGGTTCTTTCTGGCATCATGCGTTTTTGCCGCCGGAAACATGAGCCTTGCGTTTCTCCTTATAAGAATCCAGGAGCTTGGAATGCCGATAGCTTTCGTGCCGCTTGCATACCTTGCATTCAACATTGCGTATGCGCTGTTCACGGTTCCATTGGGCAGGCTTGCCGACAGGTTTGGAAGGAAAAATGGATTGTCAGTCTCATTTGCGTTGTTCGCGGTTTCCTTCGCCCTGCTCGCAATCTCCAATGAAATCTGGATTGCAGTCGTGCTTCTTTTGCTTTATGGCATTGCCACAGCCGGCACTGAAACCATTCAGCGCACGATTGCCTCGGAGCTTGTCCCGAAGGAAAAAAGGACTGGTGCCATTGCCACGTACCAGGGCATAACGGGACTGCTGCTGTTGCCTGCAAGCATTATCGCAGGAGTGCTGTGGGGCGCTTTCGGGGCGCAGGCGGCATTCGCATTCAGCGCCCTGGCAAGCGCAACCGCAATCGTCGTGCTCAATGCGGGCAAAAAATAA
- a CDS encoding P-loop NTPase, whose product MGESFLFCSGKGGVGKTSSAINLSFALAELGRRVALVDVNVPNPNIAFHLKIPDYVETLNELMLGKKQQHKIPGYYNWRLRIVPAAFSVRAMESFDLRSFSAALKGICSETDVMMLDSAPGLGAEVVASLEVSDKVVIVTNPEIPALADAAKTIHIANDRGIEVSGVIVNRVGRFRHELKRSEILNVIDNVPILGEIPEDPFVSSAVRSGQPVVLKYPASKAAREYKRIASKLIGEKFVDRTGVVDRLQLFLEKFKPV is encoded by the coding sequence TTGGGCGAAAGCTTTCTTTTTTGTTCGGGGAAAGGCGGAGTCGGGAAGACTTCTTCCGCGATAAACCTTTCCTTCGCTTTGGCCGAGCTTGGCAGGCGTGTCGCGCTCGTCGACGTCAATGTCCCGAATCCGAACATCGCGTTCCATTTGAAGATTCCGGATTACGTTGAAACCCTGAATGAATTGATGCTGGGGAAAAAGCAGCAGCACAAGATTCCCGGCTATTACAACTGGCGCCTTCGCATTGTTCCCGCGGCGTTTTCCGTGAGGGCAATGGAGAGCTTTGACCTCCGCTCTTTCAGCGCAGCGCTCAAAGGCATCTGCTCTGAAACCGATGTCATGATGCTTGACTCCGCACCAGGCCTCGGCGCGGAAGTCGTGGCGTCGCTTGAGGTTTCCGACAAGGTTGTCATAGTCACAAACCCTGAAATTCCGGCCCTGGCGGATGCGGCAAAGACAATCCACATAGCAAATGACCGCGGCATAGAGGTTTCCGGCGTAATAGTGAACAGGGTGGGAAGGTTCAGGCACGAGCTGAAGCGCAGTGAAATCCTGAACGTGATCGACAATGTTCCGATTCTGGGCGAGATTCCCGAAGACCCGTTTGTTTCAAGCGCCGTGCGTTCCGGACAGCCGGTCGTGCTCAAATATCCTGCGAGCAAGGCGGCGCGCGAATACAAGCGCATTGCATCCAAGCTCATAGGCGAAAAGTTCGTCGACAGGACCGGCGTTGTGGACCGCCTGCAATTGTTCCTTGAAAAATTCAAGCCGGTCTGA
- the rpe gene encoding ribulose-phosphate 3-epimerase, whose protein sequence is MKIAASVLSADFSRLGEEIRAVDGAGVDWLQFDVMDGIYVPNISFGAPIIASARKASKLFFDSHLMIAKPERFISQFAEAGSDNITFHVEATRNPAKTIKIIHDNGCKAGVAANAKVPVKKLLPFLSEADLALIMTVNAGFSGQSFISGCLKKVEAVAKTNEREKLGLEIQVDGGINAKTAPLCLAAGANNLVSASHIFKSADYAKAVLSLRGR, encoded by the coding sequence TTGAAAATTGCCGCATCAGTCCTGTCAGCCGATTTTTCGCGCCTTGGCGAGGAAATACGCGCTGTTGATGGCGCGGGCGTTGACTGGCTCCAGTTTGACGTCATGGACGGCATTTACGTTCCGAACATTTCTTTCGGCGCGCCAATAATCGCGTCGGCGCGCAAAGCTTCAAAGCTTTTTTTCGATTCGCATTTGATGATTGCCAAACCGGAGCGGTTCATAAGCCAGTTCGCGGAAGCCGGCAGCGACAACATCACTTTTCACGTCGAAGCAACAAGGAATCCTGCGAAAACAATAAAGATTATCCACGACAACGGCTGCAAGGCGGGGGTTGCGGCAAACGCAAAGGTTCCGGTCAAAAAACTTCTGCCATTCCTTTCAGAAGCCGACCTGGCGCTCATAATGACGGTCAACGCCGGTTTTTCAGGCCAGTCATTCATTTCCGGGTGCCTGAAAAAGGTCGAGGCCGTGGCAAAAACCAATGAAAGGGAAAAGCTCGGCCTTGAAATACAGGTCGACGGCGGAATAAACGCAAAAACCGCGCCATTGTGCCTTGCCGCGGGGGCAAACAACCTGGTTTCGGCTTCGCACATTTTCAAATCCGCCGATTATGCGAAGGCAGTGCTTTCGCTCCGGGGCCGGTAA
- a CDS encoding NAD(P)H-hydrate dehydratase, translating into MDAAEKMRILDANLAYYGISVADAMENAGKGVASEIEKRFCRGKRKKIAVFCGLGNNGGDGLVCARYLAKKNSVHVFLAGRPELIKTPEAKLNWQRLKKTNAKVKCISSASEISAGKFDIVVEALVGLGVEGRLKEPLHSIVAKLNALHAGKVAVDVPAPGFKADLTVSLHNAKVNGAVVVGIGIPKELENFTGPGNVKILKRPAKNSHKGENGVVLLVAGSRKWHGAPVFAGLTASRLCDLVLFATARENIPIAKKASPEFIVFPLQSALKEINKADCVLIGPGLEPSASNKALIKKLLSHKDKKFVLDATALRLANPYWLNANCVVTPHRAEFKALFKAGPNEKNVKAMAKKFNCIVVLKGSVDLISDGRAVYKNFSGNQGMTKGGTGDVLAGLIAGFAATNDLLLSCLAAAFLNGFAGDLLKEERGFMFNAQDLMEMIPRAKKLLDEL; encoded by the coding sequence ATGGACGCCGCGGAAAAAATGCGCATTCTCGATGCAAACCTCGCATATTACGGCATTTCGGTTGCGGATGCAATGGAAAACGCCGGCAAAGGCGTTGCCTCGGAAATCGAAAAGCGCTTCTGCCGGGGCAAGCGCAAAAAAATAGCTGTTTTCTGCGGCCTTGGCAATAACGGCGGCGACGGCCTGGTTTGCGCGCGTTATCTTGCAAAAAAAAACTCCGTTCACGTTTTCCTTGCCGGCAGGCCTGAATTGATAAAAACCCCGGAAGCAAAGCTGAATTGGCAGAGGCTCAAAAAAACCAATGCCAAAGTGAAATGCATTTCTTCTGCATCGGAAATTTCCGCCGGCAAATTCGACATTGTAGTCGAAGCCTTGGTGGGTTTGGGCGTTGAAGGCAGGCTGAAAGAGCCATTGCATTCCATTGTCGCAAAACTGAACGCCTTGCATGCAGGCAAGGTTGCAGTGGATGTTCCCGCGCCGGGCTTCAAGGCTGATCTGACCGTCTCCCTTCACAACGCAAAAGTGAATGGCGCCGTCGTGGTCGGCATCGGCATTCCAAAAGAGCTGGAAAACTTCACCGGCCCGGGCAATGTGAAAATCCTGAAACGGCCGGCCAAAAACAGCCACAAGGGCGAGAACGGAGTCGTTTTGCTTGTAGCAGGTTCAAGGAAATGGCATGGCGCCCCGGTTTTTGCCGGCCTCACGGCTTCAAGGCTCTGCGACCTGGTTTTGTTTGCCACTGCCCGGGAAAACATTCCAATAGCAAAGAAGGCTTCGCCGGAATTCATTGTCTTTCCCCTCCAATCTGCCTTGAAGGAAATAAACAAGGCTGACTGCGTGCTCATCGGCCCGGGCCTTGAGCCGAGCGCTTCAAACAAGGCGCTGATCAAAAAGCTTCTTTCGCACAAGGACAAGAAGTTCGTGCTCGACGCAACCGCGCTCCGGCTTGCGAACCCGTACTGGCTGAACGCAAATTGTGTTGTGACGCCGCACCGCGCCGAATTCAAGGCACTGTTCAAAGCCGGGCCGAACGAAAAAAACGTGAAGGCAATGGCGAAAAAGTTCAACTGCATTGTCGTCCTGAAAGGTTCCGTCGACCTCATTTCCGACGGCCGGGCGGTTTACAAGAATTTTTCCGGCAACCAGGGCATGACCAAAGGCGGCACTGGAGACGTGCTTGCCGGCCTGATTGCGGGCTTTGCGGCAACAAACGATTTGCTTTTGTCGTGCCTTGCCGCAGCTTTCCTGAACGGCTTTGCCGGCGACTTGCTGAAAGAAGAGCGCGGATTCATGTTCAATGCCCAGGATTTAATGGAAATGATTCCCCGCGCAAAAAAACTTTTGGATGAATTGTGA